From Deltaproteobacteria bacterium, a single genomic window includes:
- a CDS encoding TOBE domain-containing protein, translating to LYPYLSARGNLEFPLKMRRLSRADMRQRVERVAGLLDISSLLDRLPKQLSGGQRQRIAMGRALVREPAVFLLDEPLSNLDAKLRVQVRAEIKELQQRTRTTMVYVTHDQVEAMTLGDRVAVLDAGRLQQVAPPRELYERPANVFVAGFIGNPPMNLFPTRLSTDDRGRVVMHVGGQTLPVGDAAAPRLRASLDSPLTAGVRPEALRVDAGELGDGAMRATVEHVEYLGHETLAHVSVEGDVGVRLIGRVEGMSGFTKGQLVNLRVDASAVHLFDQTGRSLAG from the coding sequence CGCTCTATCCGTACCTCTCGGCGCGCGGCAACCTCGAGTTCCCGCTGAAGATGCGCCGGCTCTCGCGGGCGGACATGCGGCAGCGGGTCGAGCGCGTCGCGGGCCTGCTCGACATCAGCTCGCTCCTCGACCGCCTGCCGAAGCAGCTCTCGGGCGGGCAGCGGCAGCGCATCGCCATGGGCCGCGCGCTGGTCCGCGAGCCCGCCGTCTTCCTCCTCGACGAGCCGCTCTCGAACCTCGACGCCAAGCTCCGCGTCCAGGTCCGCGCGGAGATCAAGGAGCTCCAGCAGCGGACCCGGACCACCATGGTCTACGTGACCCACGACCAGGTGGAAGCGATGACGCTCGGCGACCGGGTGGCCGTCCTCGACGCGGGGCGGCTGCAGCAGGTCGCCCCGCCACGCGAGCTCTACGAGCGCCCAGCCAACGTGTTCGTCGCGGGTTTCATAGGCAACCCGCCCATGAACCTCTTTCCCACCCGCCTGTCGACGGACGACCGCGGCCGCGTCGTCATGCACGTCGGCGGCCAGACCTTGCCGGTGGGCGACGCCGCCGCGCCGCGCCTGCGCGCGAGCCTCGATTCGCCGCTCACCGCGGGTGTGCGGCCGGAGGCCCTCCGCGTGGACGCGGGCGAGCTCGGCGACGGCGCCATGCGGGCGACGGTCGAGCACGTCGAGTACCTGGGACACGAGACGCTGGCCCACGTGTCGGTCGAAGGAGACGTCGGCGTGCGCCTGATCGGCCGCGTCGAGGGGATGTCTGGCTTCACGAAGGGGCAGCTCGTGAACCTCCGGGTCGACGCGTCGGCGGTGCACTTGTTCGACCAGACGGGCCGATCGCTGGCGGGGTAG